The proteins below are encoded in one region of Buttiauxella gaviniae:
- a CDS encoding type VI secretion system Vgr family protein produces the protein MLLTAQLKETQKNHFLHWNGPIASDLLLLSVKGNEAISSPFCYELRSLTALNEKGIAALHGQSVSCQIGDGLHNLPQRYLHGTVTHIQRGRDADNQTICLLRLEPTLALLRMGRSMRVWQNITVPDVVGKLLGEHHINQVDYQLRNSYQKREYCVQYRESDFDFISRLLEEEGIYYFFKHQENQHTLVLADQPTGHPMAKAPSLPWHHQGKILTPGNIDSWSSSSLLVPSKVEFSGYNMQKAAAVEDHITSTANTQKIDALKFTDITPLNERSQLTSKAQNTMEAFETNATMYDATVNAHWLSCGEVFNLIDHPTDSGSYRIQALNFEATNNFESGAGGYHCEIQSLQNNVRWRPICTRTPPEIAGVLIAKVVGPSSEEIHTDEYGRIKIQFPWDMDGKNDDTSSCWVRISQPWTGSKFGFQFIPRIGSEVLVSFVQGNPDFPLVTGSVYNGQNKLPFALPDEKTESGFVTRSSSNGGMEDGHRLSFNDKKDEEKLTIIAQKDLLLTVKNDVTSDVTHEVKSKIGANRDTEITKGNDKLVLKKGSLHITLEKGDMEQKVTGNVTTSLQNGNYSLVATGGSGKIKTDKTCVIESTQSIELKVGSNKIAISPSGITISGTMIKIEGSGTAELKGAMTTVQGSGMTQIKGGIINIG, from the coding sequence ATGTTATTAACAGCACAGCTAAAAGAGACGCAGAAAAATCACTTTCTGCACTGGAACGGTCCAATCGCCTCCGACTTATTACTGCTTTCAGTAAAGGGCAATGAGGCGATTTCCTCCCCTTTTTGCTATGAATTACGTTCCCTGACTGCACTTAATGAAAAAGGAATTGCGGCTTTACATGGCCAGAGTGTTTCCTGTCAGATTGGTGACGGTTTACACAACCTGCCACAACGTTACCTTCATGGCACAGTGACCCACATTCAACGCGGGCGGGATGCTGATAACCAGACGATATGCCTTCTCAGACTGGAGCCCACTTTAGCGCTGCTCCGCATGGGACGCTCAATGCGTGTCTGGCAAAATATCACCGTCCCTGATGTGGTTGGCAAACTTCTCGGTGAACACCATATCAATCAGGTGGATTACCAGTTGCGTAATAGCTATCAGAAACGGGAATACTGCGTTCAGTACCGCGAGTCTGACTTCGATTTCATCAGCCGTCTGCTGGAAGAAGAAGGTATCTATTACTTCTTCAAGCATCAGGAAAACCAGCACACCCTGGTGCTAGCGGATCAGCCAACCGGGCACCCGATGGCGAAAGCTCCCTCTCTGCCCTGGCACCATCAGGGAAAAATCCTGACGCCCGGCAATATTGACAGTTGGTCCTCCAGCTCATTGCTGGTCCCTTCTAAAGTTGAATTTTCCGGCTACAACATGCAAAAAGCGGCTGCCGTGGAAGACCACATCACATCAACCGCTAATACGCAAAAAATCGACGCGTTGAAGTTTACGGATATTACCCCACTCAACGAACGCTCACAGCTCACCAGCAAAGCCCAAAATACAATGGAGGCTTTTGAAACCAACGCCACTATGTACGACGCAACCGTCAACGCACACTGGCTAAGCTGCGGCGAAGTTTTCAACCTGATAGATCACCCCACAGACAGTGGCAGCTACCGCATTCAGGCCCTCAACTTTGAGGCTACCAATAATTTCGAAAGCGGCGCGGGTGGCTATCACTGTGAAATTCAGTCGCTGCAAAACAATGTCAGGTGGCGTCCGATCTGCACCCGTACACCGCCAGAGATTGCCGGTGTGCTGATTGCCAAAGTCGTTGGCCCTTCTTCCGAAGAGATTCACACCGACGAATACGGGCGTATCAAAATCCAGTTTCCATGGGACATGGATGGCAAAAATGACGATACCAGTTCGTGCTGGGTGCGCATCTCACAACCCTGGACCGGCAGTAAATTCGGCTTTCAGTTTATTCCCCGCATCGGCAGCGAAGTATTAGTGAGTTTTGTTCAAGGCAACCCGGATTTTCCACTGGTAACAGGCTCTGTTTACAACGGCCAGAACAAACTGCCTTTCGCCTTACCGGATGAGAAAACCGAGTCAGGCTTCGTAACGCGCAGCTCCAGTAATGGAGGAATGGAAGACGGTCATCGCTTGAGTTTTAACGACAAGAAAGACGAAGAGAAGTTAACGATTATCGCGCAAAAAGATCTGTTACTGACGGTGAAGAACGATGTTACCAGCGATGTCACGCACGAAGTTAAAAGCAAAATTGGCGCAAATCGCGACACGGAAATAACCAAAGGTAACGACAAGCTAGTCCTGAAAAAAGGCTCGCTGCATATCACTCTCGAAAAAGGAGATATGGAGCAAAAAGTTACCGGCAATGTGACCACCAGCCTGCAGAACGGTAATTACTCCCTTGTCGCCACCGGTGGTAGCGGCAAGATCAAAACCGACAAAACCTGTGTGATCGAATCCACGCAGTCCATTGAGCTGAAAGTCGGCTCCAACAAAATCGCGATTTCGCCCAGCGGTATCACCATCAGCGGCACGATGATCAAAATCGAAGGCTCCGGTACTGCCGAGCTTAAAGGCGCGATGACCACGGTGCAAGGAAGCGGTATGACGCAGATTAAAGGCGGCATCATCAATATTGGTTAA
- a CDS encoding very short patch repair endonuclease: protein MVDVHSKAVRSKNMRAIGTRDTAIEKRLAGLLSECGFTFRVQDASLAGRPDFVIDEHRCVLFAHGCFWHHHDCYLFKVPATRTEFWLEKIGKNVARDKRDITRLIGEGWRVLLVWECALRGRKKLSDSALCERLEEWICSGGKYAQIDTQGISAFDDNGWQMPPEN, encoded by the coding sequence ATGGTTGATGTTCACAGCAAGGCCGTTCGCAGCAAAAACATGCGTGCCATTGGAACGCGGGATACTGCCATCGAAAAACGCCTGGCAGGTTTACTGAGCGAGTGTGGATTCACGTTCCGCGTACAGGATGCATCCCTTGCCGGGCGCCCGGACTTTGTCATTGATGAGCACCGCTGCGTGCTCTTCGCTCACGGCTGCTTCTGGCACCATCACGACTGCTATCTCTTCAAAGTTCCGGCAACGCGAACTGAGTTCTGGCTTGAAAAAATCGGTAAAAATGTCGCGCGCGATAAACGGGATATCACACGTTTGATTGGCGAAGGGTGGCGAGTCCTGCTGGTCTGGGAGTGTGCTCTGCGCGGGCGTAAAAAGCTGAGTGACAGCGCATTGTGCGAGCGGCTGGAAGAGTGGATTTGCAGCGGGGGTAAATACGCGCAGATAGATACTCAGGGAATTAGTGCGTTTGATGATAACGGGTGGCAGATGCCACCCGAGAATTGA
- the tssB gene encoding type VI secretion system contractile sheath small subunit — MSNTQHKLDKARPPRVQITYDVDIGNAQTVKELPLVIGVMGDFTKSHDSLRERKFLNIDKDNFSGIMSSMKPEAEFVVESALPSQPGNLAVSLVFNSIDDFSPDNIARQVEPLRKLIELREQLCDLRNRAASNERLKEQLSQLLNNQTFASSCLDNTQGDEE; from the coding sequence ATGAGTAATACACAGCATAAATTAGATAAAGCAAGGCCACCCCGTGTACAAATCACCTATGACGTGGATATTGGGAATGCACAAACGGTTAAAGAATTACCGCTTGTGATTGGCGTGATGGGTGATTTTACAAAAAGCCACGATTCTCTTCGTGAACGAAAATTCCTCAATATTGATAAAGACAATTTTAGCGGAATCATGTCATCAATGAAGCCGGAGGCTGAGTTTGTAGTAGAAAGCGCACTCCCTTCTCAGCCGGGTAATCTGGCTGTTTCGCTAGTATTTAATAGTATTGATGATTTTTCTCCGGACAATATTGCCCGCCAGGTTGAGCCATTGCGCAAACTGATCGAATTACGTGAACAACTTTGCGATCTGCGTAATCGTGCGGCCAGTAATGAACGCCTGAAAGAGCAGCTTTCTCAGTTATTGAACAACCAGACCTTCGCATCTTCCTGCCTGGATAATACTCAAGGAGACGAAGAATGA
- the tssF gene encoding type VI secretion system baseplate subunit TssF gives MTARVSFISMNRLLSYYQKELAFLKQHGKVFASRFPKIARRLGMIEGESEDPHVERIIESFALLTSRIHQRLDDDMPELTEALLTTIAPQFLRVMPSTCIVSIEPNRQTSGITDRNSIAAGASLFSRHIDEAICQFQTVYPVVLLPLSLGQARLSFDEQSFNWHLHLSFQVWSGAVVAGETLRLFLHGPSNAVNILYTLLCSEIKQLSVYQDHAFYPLNSTAISPAGFKHEEGLIAQDPRVAPIHALIQDYFFFPQKFYFLDIQLPDNFHANASSEFSFEIIFNRTHLNHQLEKLAKVIDASFFRLNCTPAINLFAQRAEPIVLTENIAEYPVIPDIRRQKQIDVWAINHVFIQGKDEVERPIIPVQPLFGIDHSRIDGDTGIYWQSFLRETVTVTGAERKMFIAFANLNSQPVSPKTDMVTLSLTCTNGDIPSQIKNGHPDGDFDSDLPLANLKISALNRPTRTILPPDKSAVRWRLISQLSLNHMLLSGSQGVQVLRETLMLYNFHDRPAITRIINMILHLEVKPITARLVANDPQTLARGMALTLTFTHDALNEPEYFLLCCFLDHFLGLYAPVNSFTRVTTLIENEEHTRRIWPVRAGKLSWI, from the coding sequence ATGACTGCACGGGTAAGTTTTATTTCAATGAATAGGCTCCTGTCGTATTACCAGAAAGAACTGGCCTTTTTAAAGCAGCATGGCAAGGTATTTGCCAGCCGCTTCCCAAAGATTGCCCGCCGTTTGGGTATGATCGAGGGGGAGTCAGAAGACCCACATGTTGAAAGAATTATTGAGTCTTTTGCATTATTAACTTCGCGCATACATCAACGTTTAGACGACGATATGCCTGAGCTCACCGAAGCGTTGCTAACCACTATCGCCCCACAGTTTTTACGGGTGATGCCATCGACATGCATTGTGTCTATTGAGCCAAATCGCCAAACCAGTGGTATTACTGACAGGAATAGTATTGCTGCAGGCGCCTCGCTATTTTCACGGCATATAGATGAAGCAATCTGTCAGTTCCAGACTGTCTATCCTGTTGTCCTTTTACCCTTGTCGCTGGGCCAGGCTCGATTAAGTTTTGATGAACAGAGCTTTAATTGGCATCTGCATTTAAGTTTTCAGGTTTGGTCTGGTGCTGTGGTGGCTGGCGAAACTCTACGTCTGTTTTTGCATGGCCCCAGTAATGCGGTAAATATCCTTTACACACTGCTATGCTCTGAGATCAAGCAGCTAAGCGTTTATCAAGATCACGCTTTTTACCCATTAAACAGCACGGCAATAAGCCCGGCTGGGTTTAAACATGAAGAGGGGCTTATTGCACAGGATCCCCGCGTGGCCCCCATTCATGCACTGATACAGGATTATTTTTTCTTCCCTCAAAAGTTCTATTTTCTGGATATTCAGTTACCTGACAATTTCCATGCGAATGCAAGTTCTGAATTCAGTTTTGAAATCATATTTAACCGCACACATCTGAATCACCAGTTGGAGAAACTGGCAAAGGTTATTGATGCCTCTTTTTTCAGACTCAATTGTACCCCTGCTATCAACCTGTTTGCTCAGCGCGCCGAACCCATCGTCCTGACAGAGAACATCGCAGAGTACCCGGTAATCCCTGATATACGTCGGCAGAAGCAGATTGATGTCTGGGCCATCAACCATGTTTTTATTCAGGGGAAAGATGAAGTGGAACGGCCGATAATTCCCGTCCAGCCGCTATTTGGTATCGACCACTCACGCATTGATGGCGATACAGGTATCTACTGGCAGAGTTTTCTACGCGAAACAGTGACCGTTACAGGGGCTGAACGTAAAATGTTCATCGCCTTTGCCAACCTTAACAGCCAGCCCGTTTCACCGAAAACCGACATGGTTACCCTGAGCTTAACCTGCACGAATGGGGATATACCGAGTCAGATTAAGAATGGCCACCCTGATGGCGATTTTGATTCTGATCTACCGTTAGCCAACCTGAAGATCAGTGCGCTTAACCGCCCTACGCGTACGATATTACCGCCGGATAAAAGTGCCGTACGCTGGCGTCTTATCTCTCAGTTGTCCCTCAACCATATGCTGCTAAGCGGTAGCCAGGGTGTGCAGGTGCTGCGTGAAACGCTGATGCTATACAACTTCCATGATCGTCCGGCTATCACGCGTATCATTAATATGATCCTGCATCTTGAGGTAAAACCAATTACCGCACGGTTAGTAGCCAACGACCCACAGACGCTTGCGCGCGGTATGGCCCTGACGCTGACTTTTACTCACGACGCGCTGAACGAACCTGAATATTTTTTGCTGTGTTGTTTTCTTGATCATTTTCTCGGGTTGTATGCGCCGGTCAACAGCTTTACCCGCGTGACAACGCTGATTGAAAATGAAGAACATACCCGCCGTATCTGGCCTGTGCGGGCAGGAAAACTGTCATGGATTTAA
- a CDS encoding DUF808 domain-containing protein has product MAGSSLLTLLDDIATLLDDISMMGKLAAKKTAGVLGDDLSLNAQQVSGVRANREIPVVWRVAKGSFLNKLILVPLALVISAFAPWAITPLLMIGGAFLCYEGVEKVMHTLHARKHKETPEERQKRLDEIAAQDPLVYESDKVKGAIRTDFILSAEIIAITLGIVADAPLLNQVLVLSGIAIVVTIGVYGLVGIIVKLDDLGFWLVEKTSAVARGIGKGLLVLAPWLMKFLSVVGTLAMFLVGGGILVHGIPVLHHAIENGAQKFGGFVHLFAPTLANLVIGFIIGAIVLAVVNGINRLRGKAAH; this is encoded by the coding sequence TTGGCGGGAAGTAGCTTATTAACATTGCTCGATGATATTGCCACCTTATTGGACGATATCTCAATGATGGGAAAACTGGCGGCGAAGAAAACCGCCGGGGTACTGGGCGATGATTTATCGCTTAATGCACAACAAGTTTCCGGTGTGCGGGCCAATCGAGAAATACCGGTGGTGTGGCGGGTCGCGAAAGGGTCTTTTCTCAACAAATTGATTCTCGTGCCTCTGGCGCTGGTGATCAGCGCTTTCGCGCCGTGGGCCATCACGCCGTTATTAATGATTGGCGGTGCGTTTCTTTGTTACGAAGGCGTGGAGAAGGTAATGCATACGCTTCATGCCCGCAAACACAAAGAGACGCCCGAAGAGCGGCAAAAACGCCTCGATGAGATAGCCGCTCAGGACCCGTTAGTTTATGAAAGCGACAAAGTAAAAGGGGCGATTCGCACCGACTTTATTCTGTCGGCGGAAATCATCGCCATCACGTTAGGCATCGTAGCGGATGCGCCGCTACTCAATCAGGTGCTGGTGCTGTCCGGGATCGCCATCGTCGTTACCATTGGCGTTTATGGCCTGGTGGGGATTATCGTCAAGCTCGACGACCTGGGTTTTTGGCTGGTGGAAAAAACCTCGGCAGTTGCACGCGGTATCGGGAAAGGTTTGTTGGTTCTGGCTCCGTGGCTGATGAAGTTCTTGTCGGTCGTCGGCACCCTGGCGATGTTTTTGGTGGGCGGTGGGATTCTGGTGCACGGTATTCCGGTTCTGCATCACGCCATCGAAAACGGGGCACAAAAGTTCGGTGGTTTCGTGCACTTATTTGCGCCTACGCTCGCCAATCTGGTGATCGGTTTTATTATCGGGGCAATTGTCCTGGCGGTGGTTAACGGCATAAACCGCCTGCGAGGGAAGGCTGCGCACTGA
- a CDS encoding type VI secretion system baseplate subunit TssE — protein sequence MPSLLLRLSDNFPQDENEHYQSEEKSTWLLNELKMLFSSRARFAWIENLPLVNASVLNYGINESVSQIHDTDRRKTVIEERIKNTLLRFEPRLTDVVIITKMNESSNIIFEINALHKTLPVNFALVWDDCTGKFYFNE from the coding sequence ATGCCTTCGTTATTACTACGCCTGAGTGATAACTTTCCCCAGGATGAAAACGAACATTATCAGAGTGAAGAAAAAAGCACCTGGCTCCTTAACGAGCTCAAGATGCTTTTTTCTTCACGTGCTCGTTTTGCATGGATTGAAAATTTACCGCTGGTAAATGCCTCGGTATTAAATTATGGGATCAATGAATCGGTTTCACAAATTCATGATACAGACCGACGGAAAACTGTAATTGAAGAACGGATAAAAAACACCTTGCTGCGTTTCGAACCGCGTTTAACCGACGTTGTAATTATCACTAAAATGAATGAATCTTCTAACATCATATTTGAAATAAATGCTTTGCATAAAACATTGCCCGTGAATTTTGCGCTGGTATGGGATGACTGCACGGGTAAGTTTTATTTCAATGAATAG
- the tssC gene encoding type VI secretion system contractile sheath large subunit → MSAEHILNVADAPTLSEDYLDKMIDNSQAIRRESDRDRMKSQLNNFLAEVVSGAVVVSSDLIGSIEARITAIDELLSNQISLIMHAPEFQKKESSWRGLHKLVSSSVTENTQVRVLQCTKQDLIKDFKSASDFDQSILFKSVYESEYGTFGGVPFSAFVGDFQFDNTPQDIELLEQISHVAAAAHAPFLSAIAPGMLSMNDFSDMPRPRDLAKMFDTTDYARWRSFRQTDDSRYIGLTLPAVLGRMPYGAKTIAVETFGFEEHIRENEVGSDYLWINSAYELAGRVIDSFEQYGWCASIRGVEGGGLVNALPAYNYVSASGERVMQCPTQVAISDRREKELSDLGFIPLVHCKGTDYAAFFAVQSVNKPRLYNSDQANANARLSSQLQYILATSRFAHYLKSIVRDKVGSFMSRSECEEYLQKWIMQYVVASDNAGPETKARYPLREASVEVVEVPGFPGTFRAIAYLKPHFQLEGLSMSLRLVADLPAAASA, encoded by the coding sequence ATGAGTGCTGAGCACATACTGAATGTGGCCGATGCGCCAACGCTGAGTGAAGATTATCTGGATAAAATGATCGATAACTCTCAGGCAATCCGTCGTGAATCTGACCGTGATCGCATGAAATCACAATTGAATAACTTTCTTGCGGAAGTTGTTTCAGGCGCAGTAGTAGTATCGAGCGATCTAATCGGTAGCATTGAAGCTCGTATTACCGCCATTGACGAGTTACTTTCCAACCAGATCAGCCTGATTATGCATGCGCCAGAATTTCAGAAAAAGGAATCATCCTGGCGTGGCTTGCACAAACTGGTCTCATCCAGCGTCACCGAAAATACTCAGGTTCGCGTGCTGCAATGTACCAAACAAGATTTGATCAAAGATTTTAAATCGGCATCCGATTTCGACCAATCGATACTGTTTAAATCTGTCTATGAAAGCGAGTATGGCACATTCGGTGGCGTCCCGTTCTCAGCCTTTGTCGGCGATTTCCAGTTTGATAATACCCCTCAGGATATTGAACTTCTGGAGCAAATCTCGCACGTGGCTGCTGCGGCTCATGCCCCATTCCTGAGCGCGATTGCTCCGGGCATGCTCTCAATGAACGACTTCTCTGACATGCCGCGCCCGCGCGATCTGGCGAAAATGTTCGACACCACCGATTACGCCCGGTGGCGTTCCTTCCGCCAAACGGACGACAGCCGTTATATTGGCCTGACGCTGCCCGCCGTACTTGGCCGTATGCCGTATGGAGCAAAAACCATTGCTGTCGAGACCTTCGGTTTTGAAGAGCACATCCGGGAAAATGAGGTTGGCTCCGACTATTTGTGGATTAACTCTGCCTACGAACTGGCAGGCCGCGTTATCGACTCTTTCGAGCAATATGGCTGGTGCGCATCAATTCGTGGTGTGGAAGGTGGCGGTCTGGTAAATGCCCTGCCAGCCTATAATTACGTGTCTGCCAGCGGTGAGCGTGTCATGCAATGCCCAACGCAGGTAGCAATTTCCGATCGCCGTGAAAAAGAGTTGTCCGACCTTGGCTTTATTCCTTTGGTTCATTGCAAAGGGACCGATTACGCCGCGTTCTTCGCGGTGCAATCGGTTAACAAACCACGGCTTTATAATTCCGATCAAGCTAATGCCAACGCGCGGCTTTCAAGCCAGTTACAGTACATTCTGGCAACATCACGGTTTGCTCATTACCTGAAGTCAATTGTCCGCGACAAAGTCGGTAGTTTCATGTCCCGAAGCGAATGCGAAGAGTATTTGCAGAAATGGATCATGCAATATGTCGTCGCGTCAGATAACGCCGGGCCGGAAACCAAAGCCCGTTATCCGCTGCGTGAAGCAAGCGTTGAAGTTGTAGAAGTACCTGGCTTCCCTGGTACTTTTCGTGCGATTGCCTATTTAAAACCTCACTTCCAATTGGAAGGTTTAAGTATGTCACTGCGTTTGGTCGCAGATTTGCCTGCGGCGGCCAGTGCTTAA
- the tssG gene encoding type VI secretion system baseplate subunit TssG, with protein MDLTRITSRFNFYQQIRTLMHKLRRGKTGTADWLDNHFQLVSTLSLDTPAGQIASIDQATPDDPLRITLWQNGLTGAQGALPTAYTEWMIERQCRYGDHSAKAFLDMFGHRLYCLDYLAWQKNHLYALAESETQLPLQQATMALTGLLASPSVSCGENYAHLFSSPVRSLVNLEVWFSHYYGIPVHITPFTGGWATVDETEHSQLGNSAQRLETAPMLGRVRWDIQSHFDVTFGPMEQERSQHFTPQGKFYQEIWTRIREYVGPGLGFSIHITISSGNSSPVPLGVGRLGLDICIGHPDPAALINVCLPLPV; from the coding sequence ATGGATTTAACCCGTATCACCAGCCGCTTTAATTTCTATCAACAGATTCGCACGTTAATGCACAAACTGCGTCGCGGCAAAACCGGCACGGCAGACTGGCTGGATAACCATTTTCAGCTTGTTTCCACCCTTTCCCTTGATACACCTGCAGGCCAGATCGCCAGTATCGATCAGGCTACTCCGGACGATCCATTGCGTATCACGTTATGGCAGAACGGGCTGACGGGTGCCCAAGGCGCACTTCCCACGGCTTATACCGAATGGATGATCGAACGCCAGTGTCGTTATGGTGACCACAGCGCGAAAGCCTTTCTGGATATGTTTGGTCACCGGCTTTACTGCCTGGATTACCTCGCATGGCAAAAAAACCATCTTTATGCTCTTGCCGAGTCTGAAACCCAACTGCCCTTGCAGCAGGCGACGATGGCGTTAACCGGTTTATTGGCATCTCCGTCGGTCTCTTGCGGGGAAAACTATGCCCATTTGTTTTCGTCACCGGTGCGGTCTTTGGTGAATCTGGAAGTGTGGTTCAGCCACTATTATGGCATTCCAGTGCATATCACCCCTTTCACCGGAGGTTGGGCAACGGTGGATGAAACTGAACATTCCCAACTGGGAAATTCCGCGCAGCGTCTGGAAACGGCCCCCATGCTAGGCCGTGTACGTTGGGATATTCAGTCGCATTTTGATGTCACTTTCGGGCCGATGGAGCAAGAACGGTCGCAGCATTTCACTCCCCAGGGCAAGTTTTATCAAGAGATCTGGACGCGCATTCGGGAATACGTTGGGCCGGGGCTAGGTTTCTCAATCCACATCACTATTAGCAGTGGCAATAGCTCGCCTGTTCCATTAGGGGTGGGTCGGTTGGGGCTGGATATTTGTATCGGTCACCCCGACCCTGCTGCATTGATTAATGTCTGTCTGCCGTTGCCCGTATAA
- a CDS encoding YodC family protein produces MVYVVSDEVQPKNGGPRMIVTGFSSGMVECRWYDGYGVKREAFREDDLAPLATGGSAQG; encoded by the coding sequence ATGGTCTATGTGGTCAGCGATGAAGTCCAGCCTAAAAATGGTGGCCCAAGGATGATTGTTACCGGGTTTTCCAGCGGTATGGTGGAGTGTCGTTGGTATGATGGTTATGGTGTAAAGCGCGAAGCCTTCCGTGAGGATGACTTAGCCCCGCTGGCGACAGGGGGAAGCGCACAAGGATAA
- the yedA gene encoding drug/metabolite exporter YedA — protein sequence MRVRSGQLLPLVAALFALYIIWGSTYFAIAIGVKSWPPFMMAGVRFMVAGVLLMSVLLLRGHKLPALRPMLNAALIGVLLLAVGNGFVTVAEHQHVPSGIAAVMVATVPLFTLCFSRLFGIQTRKLEWLGIAIGLAGIVLLNSGGNLSGNPWGALLILIGSLSWAFGSVYGSRIELPTGLMAGTVEMLAAGIVLLAASALTGERLTAMPTPAGFMAVAYLSLFGSIIAISAYMYLIRNVAPAVATSYAYVNPVVAVLLGTGFAGESLSPVEWLALGVIIFAVVLVTLGKYLLPPKPVVTVCEIEK from the coding sequence ATGCGCGTTCGTTCGGGTCAATTATTGCCGCTGGTTGCTGCACTCTTTGCGTTGTATATCATCTGGGGTTCCACCTATTTTGCCATTGCCATTGGGGTGAAAAGTTGGCCGCCGTTTATGATGGCTGGAGTGCGCTTTATGGTTGCAGGTGTGCTGTTGATGAGCGTTTTATTGTTGCGCGGCCATAAATTGCCTGCCCTGCGCCCGATGCTTAACGCCGCATTAATTGGCGTATTGTTACTGGCGGTAGGCAACGGCTTTGTGACCGTGGCTGAACATCAGCATGTTCCTTCCGGCATTGCTGCCGTGATGGTAGCGACCGTTCCGCTCTTTACGCTCTGTTTTAGCCGACTGTTCGGGATTCAAACCCGTAAACTGGAATGGCTCGGCATCGCCATTGGCCTTGCGGGTATCGTGCTGCTTAACAGCGGCGGAAACCTGAGCGGCAATCCGTGGGGCGCGCTGTTAATCTTGATTGGCTCCCTGAGCTGGGCGTTTGGTTCGGTTTACGGTTCCCGGATTGAGTTACCCACCGGTTTGATGGCCGGAACCGTTGAAATGCTCGCCGCGGGCATTGTGCTGCTTGCCGCTTCTGCGCTAACCGGTGAGCGTCTTACCGCCATGCCGACGCCCGCAGGCTTTATGGCCGTGGCGTATCTCTCGTTATTTGGGTCGATTATTGCCATCAGCGCGTATATGTATCTTATTCGCAATGTCGCGCCTGCGGTGGCAACTAGCTATGCCTACGTTAACCCGGTCGTAGCCGTATTATTGGGCACAGGTTTTGCCGGAGAAAGTTTATCACCGGTGGAGTGGCTGGCGCTGGGGGTGATTATTTTTGCCGTGGTGCTGGTCACGTTGGGGAAATATCTGCTGCCCCCAAAGCCGGTGGTGACCGTGTGTGAAATAGAGAAGTAA